In bacterium, one DNA window encodes the following:
- a CDS encoding aminotransferase class V-fold PLP-dependent enzyme, with translation MEQKSRGAVDELAWLRQQLIGVDAKVPILGGRMVTYVNFDNAASTPTFRPIADKVDQFLTWYSNVHRGNGFKSQLSSWVFEEARARIMEFVKADLASHIVIFTKNTTEAINKLSNRIRFGPQDIVLTSLMEHHSNELPWRKVARVEHIGLEADGRLSLEDFETKLKQFGRRVRLVAITGASNVSGYINDTSYFARRAHESGAEILVDAAQLAPHRPLAMGTAHDPAHIDYLVFSAHKMYAPYGVGILVGRRPTFEQGEPDVVGGGTVDIVNLEEAYWTDLPEKEEAGTPDIVGVVALATAIQLLHSVGWDAVIAHEAELTAYALRKLAEIPKVRIYGDADPANAARRLGVLSFSVDGVPHSLVAAVLNYEHGIGVRSGCFCAHTYVKCLLNVPDEEARQMEREILARDRSRLPGTVRASFGIYNNFAEVDRLAAALADIAAGRIQGDYVLNAEKGEYTPRGYAPEFGKYFSL, from the coding sequence GTGGAGCAGAAAAGCCGGGGGGCGGTCGATGAACTGGCCTGGCTGCGCCAGCAACTGATCGGTGTGGACGCCAAGGTGCCGATCCTGGGCGGACGCATGGTAACCTATGTGAACTTCGACAACGCCGCTTCGACGCCGACCTTCCGGCCAATCGCCGACAAGGTCGACCAATTCCTCACCTGGTATTCGAACGTGCATCGCGGCAACGGATTCAAGTCACAGTTGTCGTCGTGGGTGTTCGAAGAGGCGCGGGCGCGGATCATGGAGTTCGTCAAAGCGGATCTGGCTTCGCACATCGTGATCTTCACCAAGAACACGACCGAGGCGATCAACAAACTCTCCAACCGCATCCGCTTCGGTCCGCAGGACATCGTGCTCACCTCGCTCATGGAGCATCACTCCAACGAGCTGCCCTGGCGGAAGGTGGCGCGGGTGGAGCACATCGGGCTGGAGGCGGATGGGCGGCTCTCGCTTGAGGATTTCGAGACGAAGCTCAAGCAATTCGGGCGGCGGGTGCGTCTGGTGGCGATCACCGGGGCGTCGAATGTGTCGGGCTACATCAACGACACATCGTACTTCGCGCGACGGGCGCATGAGAGCGGCGCCGAGATCCTCGTCGACGCCGCGCAATTGGCGCCGCATCGTCCGTTGGCGATGGGCACGGCCCATGATCCGGCACACATCGACTACCTGGTCTTCTCGGCGCACAAGATGTACGCGCCGTACGGCGTCGGCATCCTGGTTGGGCGACGCCCCACCTTCGAGCAGGGGGAGCCGGATGTGGTCGGCGGCGGCACGGTCGACATCGTGAATCTGGAAGAGGCCTACTGGACCGACCTGCCCGAAAAAGAAGAGGCAGGGACGCCGGACATCGTCGGGGTGGTGGCGCTGGCGACGGCGATCCAGTTGCTGCACTCGGTGGGATGGGATGCGGTGATCGCGCACGAGGCGGAGTTGACGGCCTACGCGTTGCGCAAACTGGCGGAGATCCCGAAGGTGCGCATCTATGGCGATGCCGACCCGGCCAACGCCGCGCGGCGGTTGGGTGTGTTGTCGTTTTCGGTCGACGGCGTGCCGCACAGTCTGGTGGCGGCGGTGCTCAACTACGAGCACGGGATCGGCGTGCGGTCGGGATGCTTCTGCGCGCACACCTATGTGAAGTGTCTCCTCAATGTTCCGGATGAGGAGGCGCGTCAGATGGAACGGGAGATTCTCGCCCGGGACCGCAGCCGTCTGCCGGGCACGGTGCGCGCCAGCTTCGGCATCTACAACAATTTCGCCGAAGTCGACCGGCTGGCGGCGGCTCTGGCGGACATCGCCGCGGGACGTATCCAGGGCGACTATGTGCTGAATGCGGAGAAGGGCGAATACACGCCGCGGGGGTACGCGCCGGAGTTCGGGAAGTATTTCAGTCTCTAG
- a CDS encoding DUF3473 domain-containing protein, with product MSQPVCAFTIDVEGFAESHAQSVTVDPALLDPAAMDREIGANLDVALELLARHQTRATFFFLGRIAISAPHLVRRVAEAGHEIGCHSLNHVRIFGQTPEEFRSDLRTAKTALEDAGGQAVAGFRAPDFSIGRRNLWAFDELAEAGFRYDSSVVTTRIHDVYGITGVPETPYQWSNGLMEFPLPVFGLGGFTLPLGGGGYFRLLPVGWVRRFLRSRAQRNIPTAFYIHPYEIGPVAPRLEGLSALRRFRHYVRLSQGVQRLTPLLASVPFTTMSCVLAGRSRVPTQMLRS from the coding sequence GTGTCGCAACCTGTCTGCGCCTTCACCATCGATGTCGAGGGGTTTGCCGAATCGCACGCGCAGAGCGTGACGGTCGATCCGGCGCTCCTGGATCCGGCGGCCATGGACCGGGAAATCGGCGCCAATCTCGATGTCGCGCTCGAACTGCTCGCCCGTCACCAGACCCGCGCCACCTTCTTTTTTCTGGGGCGCATAGCCATATCCGCTCCCCACTTGGTGCGACGGGTGGCGGAGGCGGGGCATGAAATCGGCTGCCATTCGCTGAACCATGTCCGGATCTTCGGCCAGACGCCGGAGGAGTTTCGAAGTGACCTGCGGACCGCCAAAACGGCGTTGGAAGACGCGGGCGGGCAGGCGGTGGCCGGGTTCCGGGCCCCGGATTTCTCCATCGGCCGCCGGAATCTCTGGGCGTTCGATGAATTGGCGGAGGCGGGCTTCCGGTATGACTCCAGCGTCGTGACGACGCGGATCCATGATGTTTATGGTATCACCGGCGTGCCCGAGACCCCCTACCAATGGAGCAACGGGCTGATGGAGTTTCCGCTGCCGGTGTTCGGGCTGGGCGGGTTCACGCTTCCGCTGGGGGGTGGGGGGTATTTCCGGCTTTTGCCGGTCGGCTGGGTGCGACGGTTCCTTCGCTCCCGGGCGCAACGGAACATTCCCACGGCTTTCTACATACACCCATATGAGATCGGGCCGGTGGCGCCGCGGCTTGAGGGTCTGTCGGCGCTCCGTCGGTTCCGTCACTATGTCCGTCTGTCCCAGGGCGTCCAGCGGCTCACCCCGCTTCTGGCGTCTGTCCCCTTCACCACCATGTCGTGTGTGTTGGCGGGCCGTTCTCGCGTTCCGACACAGATGTTAAGGAGCTGA
- a CDS encoding methyltransferase domain-containing protein — protein MMSRTVLDRPDAGVTDVRAYFERAADSFDRLYSEDGQGPFWRWVNSRFRSDIIARFLLTCEHVKRAQARSVLDVGCGSGRYLAAFAQLGVERLAGIDISAPMLDLARRHLAAAGRSDVELIRGNFDEHVTDQRFDVVVAMGFFDYQSDPVAVLARMRALARHSVIVSFPSRHWFRTPLRQARYRIKKCPVYFYDPRRIMEIAEQAGYAYAETVKLPGAGMDYVTTLRVGVPFRNEVANTRRAGVHREILAGALPVA, from the coding sequence ATGATGTCCCGGACTGTCCTGGACCGCCCCGACGCGGGCGTGACCGACGTGCGCGCTTATTTCGAGCGCGCCGCCGATTCCTTTGACCGGCTCTACAGCGAGGACGGGCAGGGGCCTTTCTGGCGCTGGGTGAATTCCCGCTTCCGCTCGGACATTATCGCGCGGTTTCTCCTTACCTGTGAGCATGTGAAACGGGCGCAGGCGCGCAGCGTGCTGGATGTGGGCTGCGGCTCGGGTCGATACCTGGCGGCGTTCGCGCAGCTGGGTGTCGAGCGTCTGGCCGGCATCGACATTTCCGCGCCGATGCTCGATCTGGCGCGGCGTCATCTGGCGGCGGCCGGACGCTCCGATGTCGAGTTGATCCGCGGCAACTTCGACGAGCACGTGACCGATCAGCGTTTCGATGTGGTGGTGGCGATGGGCTTCTTCGATTATCAGTCCGACCCGGTGGCGGTGCTCGCGCGCATGCGTGCGCTGGCCCGGCATTCGGTGATTGTCTCGTTCCCGAGCCGTCATTGGTTCCGCACGCCGCTGCGGCAGGCGCGCTACCGGATCAAGAAGTGCCCGGTTTACTTCTACGACCCGCGTCGGATCATGGAAATCGCCGAGCAGGCGGGGTACGCGTATGCCGAGACGGTCAAACTGCCCGGCGCGGGGATGGATTATGTCACGACCCTGCGGGTCGGCGTTCCCTTCCGCAACGAGGTGGCCAACACCCGTCGCGCGGGGGTCCATCGCGAGATTCTCGCCGGCGCGCTCCCGGTTGCGTAA
- a CDS encoding class I SAM-dependent methyltransferase — MVSDQLRRHFDRHADDFDRLYYEGRQTAIQRWLNRRFRSDIVGRYRAALAHVASTQARSVLDVGCGPGHYLSALATMGVPRLVGIDLSERMLELARHNLAGEGITGVELVQRDFLEWETTEQFDVVLALGYFDYFDHPVEHLSRMRALARHSVFASFPSRHWFRTPFRWTRQRIHGTRVYFYDTSRIEALGREAGFPRCTVSKLPGAGMNFVTLFEVGPSHGRTD; from the coding sequence ATGGTCAGCGACCAACTCCGGCGGCATTTCGATCGCCACGCCGACGATTTTGATCGCCTCTATTACGAGGGAAGACAGACCGCAATCCAGCGCTGGCTGAATCGCCGCTTCCGGTCGGACATCGTTGGACGGTATCGCGCGGCCTTGGCGCATGTCGCCTCGACTCAAGCGCGCAGCGTGCTGGATGTCGGGTGCGGCCCCGGGCATTACCTGAGCGCGCTGGCAACGATGGGCGTGCCGCGGCTGGTCGGCATCGATCTCTCTGAACGGATGCTGGAATTGGCGCGGCACAATCTCGCCGGCGAGGGGATTACCGGCGTCGAGTTAGTGCAGCGGGACTTCCTCGAGTGGGAGACAACTGAGCAGTTCGATGTCGTGCTGGCGCTTGGATACTTCGACTACTTCGACCATCCCGTCGAGCATCTGTCCCGGATGCGCGCGTTGGCGCGTCACTCGGTCTTCGCCTCGTTTCCTTCCCGGCATTGGTTCAGGACTCCGTTCCGTTGGACCAGACAACGGATTCACGGGACGAGGGTGTACTTCTACGACACGTCTCGGATTGAGGCCTTGGGGCGGGAAGCTGGCTTTCCCAGATGCACTGTCAGTAAACTGCCAGGGGCGGGAATGAATTTTGTGACGCTCTTCGAAGTGGGACCAAGCCATGGCCGCACCGATTAA
- a CDS encoding carboxymuconolactone decarboxylase family protein, producing MPRKTIAEFKEERSALNEILLRSKHQQIGRFFNIDTNVYKDGALPARTKEMLGLVASIVLRCDDCITYHMIQCAEQGITDAEFDEIFAVALVVGGSITIPHLRRAAAAREEMRNMQ from the coding sequence ATGCCCCGCAAGACCATCGCCGAATTCAAAGAGGAACGGAGCGCCCTCAACGAGATCCTCCTGCGCTCCAAGCACCAGCAGATCGGACGTTTCTTCAACATCGACACCAACGTCTACAAAGACGGCGCCCTGCCCGCCCGGACCAAGGAGATGCTCGGGCTGGTCGCCTCGATTGTGCTGCGCTGCGACGACTGTATCACCTACCACATGATCCAATGCGCCGAACAGGGCATCACCGACGCCGAGTTCGATGAGATCTTTGCGGTGGCGTTGGTGGTCGGCGGCTCGATCACCATCCCGCATTTGCGACGCGCCGCCGCCGCGCGCGAGGAGATGCGCAACATGCAGTAA